CTTGAGGTTGAGACCAGAGCTACTTTCATGGCTGCCACAATTTCCAAGATCCAGCACACGTAAAAAATGGAAGCTTGAGAGAGATGGCAACCAATCACAAGCAACGGGAGAAAAAACAGCAAAGGTCCTCACTTTTGACAGGCTGGTGCTATCAAACTGATGATTTTGAACCTTTGCCTTGATATTATGAAGTGATAATCTGCGAAACTTCCTTTGCAGATTAGGTGCATGGCACTCAGCATTATTCAATATGAAGATAAAATTTTCCGCACTTGACAGTGAGCATATAAGGTCAAGCACCACATCATGTATACGCCAAGTTACTACCGTTCCTTCGTCATTGATTTTCGCTGGCTGGATCAAGCTCCTATTCATGAGCTCGTTGAAGTAGCGCTCTCCGATCTCAAACAGCCTGGTTTCTTCTTTGTCACATTGGATAAACCCTTCAGCAAGCCACCTCCATATCAGCCAATCTCTCTTAATCTCAAAGTCTTCAGGAAAGATGCTTAGATATAATAAACAAGGCTTCAGATGGGATGGCAAATCATAATAGCTGAGTGATAATATCATGTTCATGTCCTTCACAATATCACCTTGTGTAACTCCACGGCCAATCGAATTGTGCAAATGCATCCACTCATATTTTTGCTTTACTCGTTGATTACTAGCAAGTAGGCTAGCTATTGTAATGATGGCTAATGGTACACCACCACATTTCTTCAAGATGTCTCTTGATACTACCTGCAAATCTTCTGGACATTTGTCCTCGCTTTGAAATATTCTTCTATGTAAGAGTATTCGCGAGTCTTCATCAGAAAGAGGTTTCATTCTATGAATCGTGTCATCACTGGAAGAGAGACATGCTTCAGACAAACTCACATTGCGGGTTGTTGTGAACATTGTGGTCGATTATGGATTATGTAATGTTGTCCTGGTTAATGAACTCTGACTGACTGTGATTGGACTATTGTGTTTGAACATGGACTGACCATGATTTAGTGGTTGATGTTTGAAGTTGTGGCCCTATTCTCTGGGTTTATAAGGCTCCTGTGCATTTCTAGATCGCTAGtttgattgaaatatgtattatgTCACATTGAGTTCATATGCGTTAGAAGTTAACAGTGATATTTTTTTGATATGTAACTCACATTTCATTAGTTCAATTTGATTATCTGGGACGTATGTGCCTAATGAAAAAACGGGAGAGGGAGAGCGGGCGAGTTATATGGTTGGCTGCTGTGGGAGCCAAGGTTTTTGCAATACAGAATTGCAGTGGATTTCTTATGGTTGGCTGCTGGCGGCAAAGGCATGTCAGCACTCAACAGTCATGGATGTGAATGGTCGGACATTTTGGATGGGCTTGTGCTGCGCGCCTCAGCCAAGCCTTGGCTGTCTCCATCTCTTCATCGCTGGAATTCTCATGCTCCAGCCAAACCACGACACGCTCGAGAGAAGGGAGGTGCTCCATGCTGCAGTCAACCTCACCACTCGCGATCGACAGTGCGGAGACCCAGAACTCAAGGTGTTGAACCCTTGGCATAGCTCCAGGTGGGAAAAGTCTTCAGGAAAGATACTTAGGTATAGCAAACAAGGCTTCAGATGCGGAGGCAAATCAAAATAGCTGAGTGATAATATCCTCTTCATGTCCTTCACAATACCACCTTCTGTAACTCCACGGCCCATCGAACTGTGCACGTGCATCCATTCTTCTTTCTGCTTTATCCTTTGGTTACTGACTAGAAGGCTAGCTATTGTAATGATGGCTAATGGCACACCACCACATTTCTTCAATATCTCTCTTGATACTGCTTGCAAATCTTCTGGACATTTCTCTTCGCTTTGAAATATTCTTCTATGGAAGAGTATCTGCGAGTCTTCATCAGAAAGAGGTTTCATTTTGTGAATCATGTCATCACTAGAAGAGAGACATGCTTCAGACACGCTCACATTGCGGGTTGTTGTGATTACCCGACTATGGAGGTTGTTTTTATACAAAGCACAATTTATAAATCTCCATATTTCTTCTTCCCATATATCATCAATTACGATGAGGTACCTATGCCAATAATTTTGATAGCATTAGTTGTCAAGTCATCTACATACAACTGAATTTTGTAACAAGGATAAACTATAAGGTACTAAAGCAAACCACAGGATTATATAACCACTAAGGATATGCATGCAAAAATATTAAGAAATGCAACAGAAATTGCTTAAAAGTATACAGGACTGACAAAAATAAGGCAACTGTGCAAAAAAGAAAGAAACCGAATTTGCTTAAAAAGAAATGGAATACTACAGATATAAAAGTATAACAAATAAGGAATGAAGATATGAAACTCAGTATACATCTCACTACTTCACACATTTCCGAAATGTATACAAAAGGACACAAGCACTACGTGATGAATACCTCTTATCCACAAGGTAATCACTGATTTGCTTGATGAGTAGATTTTCATCCCGTGTTGTATTATGAATGTCACTGAACTTTTCGTTGTCAAGTTCATAGAGTAAGTCCTTGAAAACTTTTTTGATATCTGGGTTCTGACCCACTGGGACAAAAGCCACACGATCAAATTGGGCTTTGATCTTCTCATAGACTGCTTTGGTGAGTGTTGTCTTGCCTAGCCCACCAACACCAACAATAGAGATGGTCTTCAATTGCTCCTTGGAACTCCCGTCCTCACAAATCAGTGTTTTGATAAGCTCATCCCTTGTGCAGTCAACGCCAACAAGCTCCCCTACATCTTTGTGCAGAGCTAACACACGAGGGTCAATGGTAGCACCATTGCTAGTGCTACGCATGTCAAGCTCATACTTTTTACGCAGCCCCACCAACTCCGTGGCAAGGTCCTGAGCTTCTTTGATGGCACTAGAGATTTGATGAAGTGCTTTGCCATTACCAAACAATTTGGTGGTCTTCTTGAGGAACTTCTTGACACGATTCCTCATGTTCGTTGGCTTGCTGCATGGACCCTCATCCACACGCACCAGAAAGTCGTCAACAGCGTCTTCCATGTCGCAAGAGAGGTCTCTCACCTTGCCAGCCCAAATCCGGACCGGCTCCTGGAGCTGATCCAGtggcaccttgccaacctcacgaagTACGGCGTGTATCATCTCCAGTTCTGTACGAAGTGATTGTACACCTTTCTTTACTCGCTTCTCCAGGTTGTATTCTCCGGCGAGCAGCTCACCGAGCTTACGGAGGACAGGGCTCAACGCCCCAGCAGCGGCCTCCATACCTCGATATTTTATTTGTCTTTGCTCTCTGATCTGCACACCGCTATAGCATTGTCCTTGGGTCGAAATTCTGTAATGCAAACATGATGGTTTTCAAAAGACAGAATGAGCAAAACCTGAACCTGATTGGTTGGTGAAAGTGACTGTAAACATAGCGCATATGCATTGTTTCTTTCCAacgcagaagcagaagcagaagatgGGTACCTTGAATAGCAGCTCCTTCAAATCCAATTTGCAGCAACCCAAGATGAACTACTGGAGAATATAGATCCAATTCTGCAAATAATACATTCATGTCAGAATCAGCAAAAAATCATACTAACTGTTTTCAGAGAACCACCGGATGAGCAAAAGATAGACATTTGTGTTTTGTGAAAGTAACAGCTCGTGGTACTACTAATTTGTTTGGAAAAGCATGATCTGATTTTGTTTGGAAAAACTAGATATAGTACTAATTGTTTTCAGATACTAATTTGTTCGGTAAAGCATGATCTGATTTTGTTTGGAAAAGCTGAACAGAGTGAAAAGAAAAAATGCAGCACCCCTCAGAACATGGATAGATATACTAGGCTCTGGCCACTGACCATTTTTTTCTCTTTGCTTTATTTTATcttattcctttttctttttcctaaTGTACATATTTAAACACTTTTACTGTAATATAATTATACAGTAAAAGAAATACTAGTAGCAAACAAGAGATTAATAAGGAGGGGAGAAACAGATGGAGCAAGATCTGACCCTCCCCTTGCTCTGGATCTACACGCACGGCCGCAGTGGGAACACAATCGTTTCCACTTCTCAGGATGAGCAAAATCTGAACTTGTGACAGAGggcaaaataaaaatagaaaaagggCATCACCTGGCTTGGCTCAATCGAAGAAGAGCATCCTGAAGAACAGCGAACAGCAACTCTTCGCCTCTGCTGAGCGAACGTTGAACAGATCGAGCTCTGCAACATGAAAACCACAAAGAATGAAAAAGAGGAGAGAGCTGTACGCTAACTAGATCCAAGGAAATGTATGGAACagaggaggaaggggaggggacGAGTCGAAGGAAATGTATGTAccttcgacgccgtcgccgccgcagatTGTGGGGAGACCCACTGTAGTCTAGTCGCCGCAGAGAACAACGAGAGACCAAGGAAAGAAGCGGCAGCAAGTAGCACTAGCAGTGTGGATACGACCGGCCGGAGTGATTTGTGGTCGTCTCGTCTGTGTGTCCGTAAGGTTTGCGTTCATTCAACACACCGAGGCCAGCTCCACCGCGCGACCTCCGCCCTCGTTCGTTTGGGATAAAATGAACGAATAGCGCGGCCAGCGCACGGCCTTAAATGGACAAATGTCCGAATTTCGTCCGTTTTTGACCCATCCTCAGTCCAAATTTGTGCTCGGTTTtgggtgaaacggacgcgcgcggatggtctggacgcacgcccttgtccccccgttgcccgcctgtcggggacactagcagtccctccgctcccaacgctttcaccctctctctcccgccccgccccgtcgccggcgccgccgctattttccggccgcctcctcaccgcgcagcccccgGCCGTCCCTACCATACCatgtctcgacatggccgccaccacgcccgcgccttggccgtagttttggtcatcgatcggaggtttggccgtcgccgtctttGCTGGTCGCAGAGGGGACAGGACCGTCGACGACGCACCACGGCGTCCTCAGCATCTTCCGACGAGAGCTCCacagcggccagtagccggccggcaaccacccctgctgcgtcgaggtgatcatcgcggcctcttcgccaccacgcccgcaaggtgttcggcattttgcccacaaaggtatggacagtgaaGACGAGTTTTTCTTCCgtcacttcctttgttcatcggacgattcgtcgtcggatgatgaagatattgtggtggctgcactggtcgttcacgaccacattcaacggcagcttcctcggtacagggggtcactccctggccgtgctcccaacctgaaccgcaacagggagagaggtcACGTCCTGCTCTATGCTGATTACTTTGTCAACACCCCtctcttcaagccggataaatttcgtcgccgttttcgaatggctaggcatgtgttcaatcgtatccgagagggagtggttgctcatgacccatacttcgagtgcaagacggatgcccttggcaagcttggattctcctcttaccagaaatgcaccgcggccatccgcatgcttgcatatggaattccagacGATctgtggatgagtatgtgcgtatgagtgagacaacatgtctgatgtcaatgtacaagtttgccaggctgtgatcgaggtgtttggcccagagtacttgaggcagccaactgccgctgatacagagagattgttgacGATCAACGCAGCTAGAgactttccaggcatgcttgggagcatagattgtatgcactgggagtggaagaactgtccatttgcttggcagggccagtacaaagGGCATGTCAAggcgtgcactgtcatattagaagcggtggcatcacaggatctttggatatagcattctttcttcggcatggcaggttctcacaatgatatcaacgtgctgcagcgttctctAGTCTTCGCGAgacttgcagaaggccactccccacctgtcaactttaagatcaacggccaccattacaacaagggatactatctagcagatggtatatatcctcagtggtcaacttttgtaaagacaatctcgaacccccaaggtgagaagagaaagagatttgcccaaatgcaaaagagtgttagaaaggatgtgaaacgtgcttttggtgtgcttcaatcccggtggggtatcgttccAAACCCTGCACtatcatgggatgaaaggaagctttgggaggtgatgactgcttgtgtgatcatgcacaacatgatcgtcgaggacgagggTGATGAGAGTATCTTTGACCAAGGATTTGACTATCAAGGTGGAAATATTGAGCCCCTGCATCAAAACCCGGCCATATTTGAACAATTTGCCCAATTCCATCATGAGATGCGTGATTGACACACTCATTTGAATCTttaaaatgacttggttgagcacgtgtggaatcacattggcaaccaatagatgtattggtccaTTTTATATTtagtcaagacaatttcgatttggttgtaaaactattttattaaagacaatttcaattgggttgtaaaattattttaattttcagacaaatatttgggttGGAAACTAGTTTTGATGAAAATTTGGACATTTTTGGCCCTGGCGGACAGAATGGGGCAAAAGGATACGTCCGCGTGCTGGGTGCACGGCCAtcgcaggagacgtccggacacgACTTCAAATCTATATCCAAACGGACAAAATCCGAACAAAACGGACGTTCGTTTGCAGTCGCACGGTAGAGTTGGCCTGATCTACTCGTGgtgatttcaaacacacatggatGCATGCACGTGATGCCATACACGCCGATGCA
The sequence above is drawn from the Triticum aestivum cultivar Chinese Spring chromosome 7A, IWGSC CS RefSeq v2.1, whole genome shotgun sequence genome and encodes:
- the LOC123153041 gene encoding disease resistance protein RGA5-like, whose amino-acid sequence is MFTTTRNVSLSEACLSSSDDTIHRMKPLSDEDSRILLHRRIFQSEDKCPEDLQVVSRDILKKCGGVPLAIITIASLLASNQRVKQKYEWMHLHNSIGRGVTQGDIVKDMNMILSLSYYDLPSHLKPCLLYLSIFPEDFEIKRDWLIWRWLAEGFIQCDKEETRLFEIGERYFNELMNRSLIQPAKINDEGTVVTWRIHDVVLDLICSLSSAENFIFILNNAECHAPNLQRKFRRLSLHNIKAKVQNHQFDSTSLSKVRTFAVFSPVACDWLPSLSSFHFLRVLDLGNCGSHESSSGLNLKYVRNLIHLRYLGLKGADVHELPVDISKLQLLQILDIQGTRINELPASIVQLRNLICLSVDSGLRLPKGMGNLMSLEVLERVGLSSSSHIVEELRHLTEVMTLSINCDNMDEDLIDILIKSLFFRKGG
- the LOC123151083 gene encoding disease resistance protein RGA5; protein product: MEAAAGALSPVLRKLGELLAGEYNLEKRVKKGVQSLRTELEMIHAVLREVGKVPLDQLQEPVRIWAGKVRDLSCDMEDAVDDFLVRVDEGPCSKPTNMRNRVKKFLKKTTKLFGNGKALHQISSAIKEAQDLATELVGLRKKYELDMRSTSNGATIDPRVLALHKDVGELVGVDCTRDELIKTLICEDGSSKEQLKTISIVGVGGLGKTTLTKAVYEKIKAQFDRVAFVPVGQNPDIKKVFKDLLYELDNEKFSDIHNTTRDENLLIKQISDYLVDKRYLIVIDDIWEEEIWRFINCALYKNNLHSRVITTTRNVSVSEACLSSSDDMIHKMKPLSDEDSQILFHRRIFQSEEKCPEDLQAVSREILKKCGGVPLAIITIASLLVSNQRIKQKEEWMHVHSSMGRGVTEGGIVKDMKRILSLSYFDLPPHLKPCLLYLSIFPEDFSHLELCQGFNTLSSGSPHCRSRVVRLTAAWSTSLLSSVSWFGWSMRIPAMKRWRQPRLG